The Lentzea guizhouensis genome contains a region encoding:
- a CDS encoding glycosyltransferase: protein MTGYSAPVRASVDVTYACDLRCIHCRTNTGEIPAHIRRKMLSISQLEDVMYELDEMDTFEITLTGGEPTLRKGFWDLIDVVPTLRTSTVTLITNAAAHSREQMDKIIECGIDAIRVSIDGTRETFEAVRLVDAFDKVIENASYMNERVSSFRVLTTVMKTNLHNVFDLTDFLRREGFRRQNYILVRAHGRGARNRLLLTEQETMKLNEQVEEFRRRVPDVEFHLALNAPYLVPGQKNGESEDVVMFPYLVRDSSIAISATGDVTMSRLYSSTPLGNVKDKSIKDIWVEAQEQLAQEVDEYTEDELRQIFWDFAAADQRVAGSPGVRRVRGPMKIVLSVSDQAWGGKHRYMFSVVRGLRAAGHAVHVVAESGGRMAKALHAAEIPITEVTSFAEDPASAVDAVRAVVPDAHVVCATGRHDAAVLHEATSPAPENLMVMLFRHSAYPLEVHGSARAFLQRADLLIATSHEQAERQFGEESVPYGSVEVIHSGVDRRFLDELDAIDHAAAKSELGLDPGRSTFAVLARLSHEKGIDRVLRALAEVDADLVIAGEGPMRAELEDLAAELGVAGRVTFLGHVDDVGPVIAASDVVVLASTVPETGPLAVKEAMGAGKPVIASRVGGIPEIVTDRVDGLLVDDDEGLLAAMRELAADRGLAEAMGANARRTILTAHMLDGKLRHLLFALDLQALKTLPLETTLPELSWGKVQWRAEVDTGFVFVPRTSEISELPMRTYEHVKRALEAGSPAALADDGLVSPEDTAALLFRMGALVRVAPDGVG from the coding sequence ATGACCGGGTACTCAGCGCCCGTGCGGGCGAGCGTGGACGTCACGTACGCCTGCGATCTGCGCTGCATCCACTGCCGCACCAACACCGGGGAGATCCCCGCGCACATCCGTCGCAAGATGCTGTCGATCAGCCAGCTCGAGGACGTGATGTACGAGCTCGACGAGATGGACACCTTCGAGATCACGCTCACCGGCGGCGAACCCACCCTCCGCAAGGGGTTCTGGGACCTCATCGACGTGGTACCGACGCTCAGGACGTCCACGGTCACACTCATCACGAACGCCGCAGCGCACTCCCGCGAGCAGATGGACAAGATCATCGAGTGCGGCATCGACGCCATCCGCGTGAGCATCGACGGCACCAGGGAGACGTTCGAGGCCGTCCGCCTCGTCGACGCGTTCGACAAGGTCATCGAGAACGCGTCCTACATGAACGAGCGCGTCTCCAGCTTCCGCGTGCTCACGACCGTCATGAAGACGAACCTGCACAACGTGTTCGACCTGACGGACTTCCTGCGGCGTGAGGGGTTCCGCCGGCAGAACTACATCCTCGTCCGGGCACACGGTCGCGGCGCGCGCAACCGGCTGCTGCTGACCGAGCAGGAGACCATGAAGCTCAACGAGCAGGTCGAGGAGTTCCGCAGGCGCGTGCCGGACGTCGAGTTCCACCTCGCGCTCAACGCCCCCTACCTGGTGCCCGGTCAGAAGAACGGCGAGAGCGAGGACGTCGTGATGTTCCCGTACCTCGTGCGCGACAGCAGCATCGCGATCTCCGCGACCGGCGACGTGACGATGAGCAGGCTCTACAGCTCCACGCCACTCGGGAACGTGAAGGACAAGTCCATCAAGGACATCTGGGTCGAGGCGCAGGAGCAGCTCGCCCAGGAGGTCGACGAGTACACCGAGGACGAGCTGCGCCAGATCTTCTGGGACTTCGCGGCGGCCGACCAGCGCGTTGCTGGATCGCCAGGTGTTCGAAGGGTTCGAGGTCCGATGAAGATCGTTCTTTCTGTCTCGGACCAGGCGTGGGGCGGCAAGCACCGCTACATGTTCTCCGTGGTCCGGGGTCTGCGCGCCGCGGGACACGCGGTGCACGTGGTCGCCGAGAGCGGCGGCCGGATGGCGAAGGCCTTGCACGCGGCGGAGATCCCGATCACCGAGGTGACGTCGTTCGCCGAGGACCCGGCGAGCGCGGTCGATGCCGTCCGCGCGGTCGTGCCGGATGCGCACGTGGTGTGTGCGACGGGACGCCACGACGCCGCTGTGCTGCACGAGGCGACGTCGCCCGCGCCGGAGAACCTGATGGTGATGCTGTTCCGCCACTCCGCGTACCCGTTGGAGGTCCACGGCTCCGCGCGGGCGTTCCTGCAACGCGCCGACCTGCTGATCGCCACGTCGCACGAGCAGGCCGAGCGGCAGTTCGGCGAGGAGTCCGTGCCGTACGGCTCGGTCGAGGTGATCCACAGCGGTGTGGACCGCCGGTTCCTCGACGAACTCGACGCGATCGACCACGCCGCGGCGAAGTCCGAGCTCGGCCTCGACCCCGGCCGCTCGACGTTCGCGGTGCTCGCGCGCCTGTCGCACGAAAAGGGCATCGACCGCGTTCTCCGCGCGCTCGCCGAGGTGGACGCGGACCTGGTGATCGCGGGCGAAGGTCCGATGCGGGCGGAGCTCGAAGACCTGGCCGCGGAGCTCGGCGTCGCCGGGCGGGTGACGTTCCTCGGGCACGTCGACGACGTCGGTCCGGTCATCGCGGCGAGCGACGTCGTCGTGCTGGCGAGCACGGTGCCGGAGACCGGCCCTCTCGCGGTGAAGGAGGCCATGGGCGCGGGCAAACCCGTCATCGCGTCGCGCGTTGGCGGCATCCCGGAGATCGTGACGGATCGGGTCGACGGGCTGCTGGTCGACGACGACGAGGGTCTCCTCGCGGCAATGCGCGAACTGGCGGCCGACCGCGGCCTCGCCGAGGCCATGGGCGCCAACGCGCGCCGGACGATCCTGACCGCGCACATGCTCGACGGCAAACTGCGCCACCTGCTGTTCGCGCTCGACCTGCAGGCGCTCAAGACGTTGCCGCTCGAGACCACGCTCCCCGAACTGTCCTGGGGCAAGGTGCAGTGGCGTGCCGAGGTCGACACCGGATTCGTCTTCGTGCCCAGGACGTCTGAGATCTCCGAGCTGCCCATGCGCACCTACGAGCACGTCAAGCGGGCGCTTGAGGCTGGTTCGCCGGCGGCGCTCGCCGACGACGGGCTCGTCTCACCGGAGGACACGGCCGCGCTGCTGTTCCGGATGGGCGCGCTCGTGCGGGTCGCGCCGGACGGGGTCGGCTGA
- a CDS encoding phosphatase PAP2 family protein, with translation MTGGPVRWFLLGWLGVHVLASAFVLLADDDATSEGLCRAGLGEVARALSALGNPMPVTVLAAASAVAALVLRRWWAAVVLVVVPYLATYTTGLLKNAFTRPRPVFECVAGGEFGFSFPSGHAVGATTGFVLVAVWVASLLPQRFTLAVCIPAAVLAGAVAWSRVALGAHYATDVVAGLVWGTLWVMLGAGLLVVGKKMPQNAVESL, from the coding sequence ATGACTGGGGGGCCTGTCCGGTGGTTTCTGCTCGGCTGGCTGGGGGTGCACGTCCTGGCGTCAGCGTTCGTGCTTCTGGCGGATGACGACGCGACGAGCGAGGGACTGTGCCGCGCGGGGCTCGGGGAGGTGGCGCGGGCGCTGAGCGCGCTCGGCAACCCGATGCCGGTGACCGTGCTGGCAGCGGCGTCCGCGGTGGCGGCGCTCGTCCTGCGGCGGTGGTGGGCCGCGGTGGTGCTTGTCGTCGTTCCGTATCTCGCGACGTACACCACCGGTCTGCTCAAGAACGCGTTCACCCGGCCGCGGCCCGTGTTCGAGTGCGTGGCGGGCGGGGAGTTCGGGTTCAGCTTCCCCAGCGGGCACGCGGTCGGCGCGACCACTGGATTCGTGCTGGTCGCGGTGTGGGTCGCGAGTCTGCTGCCGCAACGGTTCACGCTGGCGGTGTGCATTCCCGCCGCGGTGCTCGCCGGAGCCGTCGCGTGGTCGCGAGTGGCGCTCGGCGCGCACTACGCGACAGACGTGGTGGCCGGCCTGGTGTGGGGCACGCTGTGGGTGATGCTGGGCGCGGGCCTGCTCGTTGTTGGCAAGAAGATGCCACAGAACGCGGTCGAATCGCTCTGA
- a CDS encoding ABC transporter permease, with product MFSDPTGVGNRAPQKFPQVVWALFLIQMSNWRWSWPQMLLTGMLGPMATMGALGLFARNSGPQAVQYVLAGSITMALLFETQNKVASNFAFMKTTGAFDFYASLPVRREALIIGTVGAFTVLALPAVVCTSLFGIFVLDVPISPSPLFLPVLAFVVLPFAGLGAWVGSRSSTIDEASSVSLGITMAMIAVGPVTIPEQLLPRFLVWLGHLNPATYASSLLRQVLIGEIAPRAALDVVVLVVFSAGVWTLTRYRTKWRAA from the coding sequence ATGTTCAGTGACCCGACCGGCGTCGGCAACCGTGCGCCGCAGAAGTTCCCCCAGGTCGTGTGGGCGCTGTTCCTCATCCAGATGTCCAACTGGCGCTGGTCGTGGCCGCAGATGCTGCTCACCGGCATGCTCGGCCCGATGGCGACCATGGGCGCACTCGGGCTCTTCGCGCGCAACAGCGGCCCCCAGGCCGTCCAGTACGTGCTGGCGGGCAGCATCACCATGGCGCTGCTCTTCGAGACGCAGAACAAGGTCGCGAGCAACTTCGCCTTCATGAAGACCACCGGTGCGTTCGACTTCTACGCCTCGCTCCCGGTCCGCAGGGAGGCGTTGATCATCGGGACGGTCGGCGCGTTCACCGTGCTCGCACTGCCCGCGGTCGTGTGCACGTCGCTCTTCGGGATCTTCGTGCTGGACGTGCCGATCAGCCCGTCACCGTTGTTCCTGCCCGTGCTGGCGTTCGTGGTGCTGCCGTTCGCCGGGCTGGGGGCGTGGGTCGGCAGCCGGTCGAGCACGATCGACGAGGCGTCGTCGGTGAGCCTCGGGATCACCATGGCGATGATCGCGGTCGGCCCGGTGACCATCCCCGAGCAGCTGCTGCCGCGGTTCCTGGTGTGGCTCGGGCACCTCAACCCCGCGACCTACGCCTCGTCGTTGCTGCGGCAGGTGCTCATCGGCGAGATCGCACCCCGGGCCGCGCTCGACGTGGTCGTGCTGGTCGTCTTCTCGGCCGGTGTGTGGACATTGACCCGGTACCGCACGAAGTGGCGGGCGGCGTAA
- a CDS encoding beta-ketoacyl synthase N-terminal-like domain-containing protein — protein MTVRINGVGLALRGVSKPADLLADIPVGEAPPVDPAQRLGARGLRYKDRATQLALCAVRDALSDAVESDVEGSGDGLTAVVVASVTGNLGTVCAVTSTIAQEGTRGVSPMDLPNASSNVVASSVAIRFGLRGPNLTVCNGNTSGVDALFWARSLLESGRARRVVVVGVEPAGEASQRLLGGEVLDGAVALVLSREGTGARIAGFVRTREPAACLDELRTPDLWLTPGPEPTRAGVVVRDVNTVFGHAAGALGVLQCAVADEWLRANDAATAVITAGDPGDVVGGCLIERGQVERGSS, from the coding sequence GTGACCGTGCGGATCAACGGGGTCGGGCTCGCGTTGCGCGGTGTGAGCAAGCCCGCGGACCTGCTGGCCGACATCCCGGTCGGCGAGGCGCCGCCGGTCGACCCCGCGCAGCGGCTCGGGGCCCGTGGCCTGCGGTACAAGGACCGCGCCACTCAGCTCGCGTTGTGCGCCGTGCGCGACGCGTTGTCCGACGCAGTTGAGTCCGATGTGGAGGGATCGGGCGACGGGCTCACCGCGGTGGTCGTCGCGTCGGTGACCGGAAACCTCGGTACGGTCTGCGCGGTCACGTCGACCATCGCGCAGGAGGGCACGCGCGGCGTCAGTCCGATGGACCTGCCCAACGCGTCAAGCAACGTCGTGGCTTCGTCGGTGGCGATCAGGTTCGGTTTGCGCGGACCGAACCTGACGGTGTGCAACGGGAATACCTCGGGCGTGGACGCGCTGTTCTGGGCGCGTTCTCTGCTTGAGTCGGGCCGTGCCCGCCGGGTCGTGGTGGTCGGGGTGGAGCCGGCCGGCGAGGCGTCTCAACGGCTGCTCGGCGGCGAGGTGCTCGACGGCGCGGTGGCGCTCGTGCTGTCCCGCGAGGGCACCGGCGCGCGGATCGCGGGGTTCGTGCGGACGCGGGAGCCCGCGGCCTGCCTGGACGAGCTGCGCACGCCGGACCTGTGGCTGACGCCCGGACCGGAACCGACTCGCGCCGGTGTGGTCGTACGGGACGTCAACACGGTGTTCGGGCACGCGGCAGGCGCACTCGGGGTTCTGCAGTGCGCCGTGGCCGACGAGTGGTTGCGGGCGAACGACGCGGCGACCGCGGTGATCACGGCGGGCGATCCGGGAGACGTGGTCGGTGGCTGCCTCATCGAACGGGGCCAGGTCGAACGGGGTTCGTCTTGA
- a CDS encoding alkaline phosphatase family protein, with protein MRTPKVVVFCIDGGVADVVRRYGLFDIGTRFPRHAGGRATVLPTIFPSSTAPAHASFLTGVDAGGHGIVGNRFWSGEPVADIRGRCANPVATLHPYEHTSLTAPSLLDWFAAEGASTAAVQFPQTFSRQPFPAQCPALYCLYAPARSVDVTLTEMLYGTFVGGCVLEYYEQPVEVMVTDVAEPDGERVVLVQVQDGDPVRLRYGATGRVRGHVREGAVSFAITPSALDGGRVRLAVGTAVLTMAFGGLTNAELAHLDGPSSLSVEYTANPGHDFHEAPSADWIGRAAVHVAQRYEPDVLFVRFNQADHAQELLYWHAARGARDESTLARAQMLQAYRTIEANVMMIAETIGPDASYVFFSDHGIDWVETHIRPDSVLEDLGWTDRMIFQGDSNCAFLYADTPLSAAELEKLTVAVTSLHPSVRVLDAAGLRSLGLRADGPRIGRLAITSGAHTEFQYSPGPRCEAVRSASHGYLPTDPAMSGFFRMSGLGTEGLPAPRGLTAAADVVRTIWQRRQEPSS; from the coding sequence GTGCGCACACCGAAAGTGGTCGTCTTCTGCATCGACGGGGGCGTCGCGGACGTCGTGCGGCGGTACGGGTTGTTCGACATCGGCACGCGGTTCCCCCGGCACGCGGGCGGTCGGGCGACGGTGCTGCCGACGATCTTCCCGTCCTCGACGGCTCCCGCGCACGCCTCGTTCCTCACCGGCGTCGACGCCGGTGGGCACGGCATCGTCGGCAACCGCTTCTGGTCCGGGGAGCCCGTGGCCGACATCCGCGGCCGATGCGCGAACCCCGTCGCAACACTGCACCCGTACGAGCACACGTCGCTCACCGCGCCGTCGCTGCTCGACTGGTTCGCCGCGGAGGGCGCGAGCACGGCCGCCGTGCAGTTCCCGCAGACGTTCTCCCGCCAGCCGTTCCCAGCGCAGTGCCCGGCGCTGTACTGCCTTTACGCGCCGGCGCGCTCGGTCGACGTCACGCTCACCGAGATGCTCTACGGCACGTTCGTCGGCGGCTGCGTGCTCGAGTACTACGAGCAGCCCGTCGAGGTGATGGTGACCGACGTGGCCGAGCCGGACGGCGAACGGGTGGTGCTGGTACAGGTGCAGGACGGTGACCCGGTCCGGCTGCGGTACGGCGCGACGGGTCGCGTCCGGGGTCACGTGCGGGAGGGAGCGGTCTCGTTCGCGATCACCCCGTCCGCCCTCGACGGCGGCCGGGTGCGGCTGGCCGTGGGCACCGCGGTGCTGACGATGGCCTTCGGCGGACTGACCAACGCCGAGCTGGCGCACCTTGACGGGCCGAGCTCCCTGTCGGTCGAGTACACGGCCAATCCCGGCCACGACTTCCACGAGGCGCCCAGCGCCGACTGGATCGGCAGGGCCGCGGTGCACGTCGCGCAGCGGTACGAGCCGGACGTGCTGTTCGTCCGGTTCAACCAGGCCGACCACGCTCAGGAGCTCCTGTACTGGCATGCCGCGCGGGGCGCGCGGGACGAGTCCACGCTGGCGCGCGCGCAGATGCTGCAGGCTTACCGAACGATCGAGGCGAACGTCATGATGATCGCCGAGACGATCGGTCCCGATGCCAGCTACGTGTTCTTCTCCGATCACGGCATCGACTGGGTGGAGACCCACATCCGGCCGGACAGCGTGCTGGAGGACCTGGGCTGGACAGATCGGATGATCTTCCAGGGCGACTCCAACTGCGCGTTCCTGTACGCGGACACCCCGCTGAGTGCGGCGGAACTGGAGAAGCTGACGGTCGCGGTCACTTCGTTGCACCCGTCGGTGCGGGTGCTCGACGCCGCCGGGCTGCGGTCGTTGGGCCTGCGAGCCGACGGGCCGAGGATTGGTAGGCTGGCGATCACGTCCGGTGCGCACACCGAGTTCCAGTACTCGCCGGGCCCCCGGTGCGAGGCCGTTCGCTCGGCCTCGCACGGCTACCTGCCGACCGACCCCGCCATGAGCGGGTTCTTCCGGATGTCGGGTCTTGGCACCGAGGGGCTCCCCGCTCCGCGCGGGCTGACCGCGGCAGCGGATGTCGTGCGCACGATCTGGCAGCGCCGACAGGAGCCGAGCAGTTGA
- a CDS encoding beta-ketoacyl synthase N-terminal-like domain-containing protein, with the protein MSHDIAGIGAITSVGRDADEVFEALCSGRTGLSELRAFDHAKFRARGAFEIDDRLTPGVDEPGRATRWLVDVIAQAVKDAGIGEDLTDVPIIVGTGLRELRSAELWWRDGAVFEAADLDFGPALRRRFGALTSYTFANACSASLHAVALGADLVDSGQADTVVVAGVDSITESMNGLLDRVNLEPPDRVRPFDRARKGALMGEGAAAVVLRRASPSAHGRLRAVSLNCDAKHVTAPDPRGIADAIENAHARAGVVPGDVDLVLLHGTGTLLNDEAEARAMAAVFGEEVGRPHVAAIKGMTGHTSGSAGLLGLVVAVKGMAHGRVPPAVGLTNPIEAAQDFRFAHEVVHDPDLRVAQVNAFGFGGVNAVAVVERATS; encoded by the coding sequence GTGAGTCACGACATCGCGGGGATTGGCGCGATCACCAGCGTGGGCCGCGACGCCGACGAGGTCTTCGAGGCGCTGTGCTCGGGACGCACCGGGCTCAGCGAGCTGCGGGCATTCGACCACGCGAAGTTCCGCGCGCGGGGGGCGTTCGAGATCGACGACCGGCTGACGCCCGGCGTGGACGAGCCCGGCCGGGCCACCCGGTGGCTGGTCGACGTGATCGCGCAGGCCGTGAAGGACGCCGGCATCGGCGAGGACCTGACCGACGTGCCGATCATCGTCGGTACGGGGCTGCGGGAGCTCAGGTCGGCCGAGCTGTGGTGGCGCGACGGCGCCGTGTTCGAGGCAGCCGACCTCGACTTCGGGCCCGCGCTGCGCAGGCGGTTCGGCGCGCTGACCTCCTACACGTTCGCCAACGCGTGTTCGGCGTCGTTGCACGCGGTCGCGCTCGGCGCGGACCTGGTCGACTCCGGGCAGGCGGACACCGTGGTCGTCGCGGGCGTCGACTCGATCACCGAGAGCATGAACGGGTTGCTGGACCGGGTGAACCTCGAGCCACCCGACCGCGTGCGGCCCTTCGACCGGGCACGCAAGGGGGCGCTCATGGGGGAGGGCGCGGCGGCGGTGGTGCTGCGCAGGGCGAGCCCGTCAGCGCACGGGCGGCTGCGCGCGGTCTCGTTGAACTGCGATGCCAAGCACGTCACCGCACCAGACCCCCGCGGCATCGCCGACGCCATCGAGAACGCGCACGCGCGGGCGGGTGTCGTGCCCGGCGACGTGGACCTCGTCTTGCTGCACGGCACGGGAACCCTGCTGAACGACGAGGCCGAGGCGCGTGCCATGGCCGCGGTGTTCGGTGAGGAGGTCGGGCGCCCGCACGTCGCGGCGATCAAAGGCATGACCGGGCACACCTCGGGCAGCGCGGGGCTGCTGGGCCTCGTGGTCGCGGTGAAGGGCATGGCGCACGGCCGCGTGCCGCCCGCCGTGGGACTCACCAATCCGATCGAGGCCGCACAGGACTTCCGGTTCGCGCACGAGGTCGTGCACGACCCGGACCTGCGGGTGGCCCAGGTGAACGCGTTCGGCTTCGGCGGTGTCAACGCCGTGGCCGTCGTGGAGAGGGCGACGTCGTGA
- a CDS encoding NAD-dependent epimerase/dehydratase family protein: MERVLITGGAGFIGRHLAARLLQAGSEVVVVDDLRVTPLLGTVGELRAKAVLEMDPGDLRGVDVVYHLASHKNVPESFDRPLDYLDNVDSGRHLLDLCERAGVPKVFVGSTCEVYGAAHLPNREDMALSPRSPYASSKVALEMIARSHQQLPRSITEVTVVRFFNVYGPGERPDAVVPALCRSAIRDGRLPIEGTGAQRRDFSYVDDTVERLVRLAAVPTGASGGTINVGSGRSHTVSALARLIQSIKPGVEIEHRPRRRNEIAEFLASTLHQDEVLGPVAEPTAFADGVRRTYDWWLERLSADVDARELAGQEAGR, translated from the coding sequence GTGGAGCGTGTGCTGATCACCGGTGGTGCCGGTTTCATCGGCAGGCACCTCGCCGCCAGGCTGCTGCAGGCCGGCTCCGAGGTCGTCGTCGTCGACGACCTGCGGGTCACGCCGTTGCTCGGCACCGTGGGCGAGCTGCGGGCGAAGGCTGTGCTCGAGATGGACCCCGGCGACCTCCGCGGCGTCGACGTCGTCTACCACCTGGCCTCGCACAAGAACGTGCCGGAGTCGTTCGACCGGCCGCTCGACTACCTGGACAACGTCGACTCGGGCCGCCACCTGCTGGACCTGTGCGAGCGGGCGGGCGTGCCGAAGGTGTTCGTCGGCAGCACCTGCGAGGTGTACGGCGCCGCGCACCTGCCCAACCGCGAGGACATGGCGCTTTCGCCCCGCTCGCCGTACGCGTCGTCGAAGGTGGCACTGGAGATGATCGCCCGCAGTCACCAGCAACTGCCTCGGTCGATCACCGAGGTCACCGTGGTGCGGTTCTTCAACGTCTACGGCCCCGGCGAGCGCCCCGACGCCGTGGTGCCCGCGCTGTGCCGCAGCGCCATCCGGGACGGCAGGCTGCCGATCGAGGGCACCGGCGCTCAGCGCAGGGACTTCTCCTACGTCGACGACACGGTCGAACGCCTCGTCCGGCTGGCCGCCGTTCCCACCGGGGCGTCGGGGGGCACGATCAACGTCGGGTCCGGCCGGTCGCACACCGTGTCCGCGCTCGCGCGGCTCATCCAGTCGATCAAGCCGGGTGTCGAGATCGAGCACCGCCCACGCAGGCGCAACGAGATCGCCGAGTTCCTCGCCAGCACCCTGCACCAAGACGAGGTGCTCGGCCCGGTCGCCGAGCCGACCGCGTTCGCCGACGGCGTGCGCAGGACCTACGACTGGTGGCTCGAGCGGCTCTCGGCTGACGTCGACGCTCGCGAGCTCGCCGGCCAGGAGGCTGGACGATGA
- a CDS encoding ABC transporter ATP-binding protein, translated as MIAYEVVGVSKRFSPTGAPVNDDITFSVAQGEFFGLLGSNGAGKTTLIKQMIGLLKSDSGSIRLFGHDVVAESRFVGTQVGYMPQTAFALNSLRVCEALYFTAYLRGLSSKQARRQRDLVIDRLDIGDCRNKVVRQMSGGERRLLQLAVAIIGDPPVLILDEPTNELDPVRRRQVWDLLRGLNHDGRTIILITHNALEAEQVIERVGIMRDGRMVGLGQPGELKRRLPRSLTLDITLRDGTPVDLPNYVVVQSRHRDRVTAQIELEDLPRLVAEVDLRELLEFRLQFKTLEDVYFDHVQ; from the coding sequence TTGATCGCCTACGAGGTCGTCGGGGTGTCCAAGCGGTTCTCGCCCACTGGTGCGCCGGTGAACGACGACATCACGTTCTCGGTGGCGCAGGGCGAGTTCTTCGGACTGCTCGGGAGCAACGGGGCGGGCAAGACCACGCTGATCAAGCAGATGATCGGACTGCTGAAGAGCGACAGCGGCAGCATCCGGCTCTTCGGTCACGACGTCGTCGCGGAGTCGCGGTTCGTCGGTACGCAGGTCGGTTACATGCCGCAGACGGCGTTCGCGCTGAACAGCCTTCGAGTGTGCGAGGCACTGTACTTCACGGCGTACCTGCGGGGCCTGTCGTCGAAACAGGCGCGGCGGCAACGTGACCTCGTGATCGACCGGCTGGACATCGGCGACTGCCGGAACAAGGTCGTGCGGCAGATGTCCGGCGGCGAACGGCGGCTGCTCCAGCTCGCCGTCGCGATCATCGGCGACCCGCCCGTGCTGATCCTCGACGAGCCGACCAACGAGCTGGACCCCGTGCGCCGCAGGCAGGTGTGGGATCTGCTGCGCGGGCTCAACCACGACGGCCGCACGATCATCCTGATCACGCACAACGCGTTGGAGGCCGAGCAGGTCATCGAACGCGTGGGCATCATGCGCGACGGCCGGATGGTCGGCCTCGGGCAGCCGGGCGAGCTCAAACGACGGCTGCCCCGATCGCTCACGCTGGACATCACCCTGCGCGACGGCACGCCCGTGGACCTGCCGAACTACGTGGTCGTGCAGAGCCGGCACCGGGACAGGGTGACGGCGCAGATCGAACTGGAGGACCTGCCACGCCTGGTGGCGGAGGTGGACCTGCGGGAGCTGCTCGAGTTCCGCCTGCAGTTCAAGACACTTGAGGACGTGTACTTCGACCATGTTCAGTGA
- a CDS encoding GNAT family N-acetyltransferase, which yields MSEQIIPGVLVRLYDLPASAPASLAGTGEWRARTVPPSEQAALPFDWSVLGPATTPASLFPDSELLLFEAGDKPVASAALNTSGRGVVGPIRFDPAADPRLLGEVLHAALWRIRWRGYAYGFLDTAMVQLAADELRTAFWELPDPRERLGAAERDDPSLEWGDILVDLRGTSLPVPVVDLELDGFPVQVRRPEAAEQLLLVEWIRDEYGLGWASEMQRAFANDPVSGVIVARRGFSQDPRECLLGFVGYNTVRTGMLSSIALSPVVRGRHPMITASLLKLCLSEARASGFDHVVLGGVSRRQAALIGIPAAWTIPGSYPGIFGKSVRG from the coding sequence ATGAGCGAGCAGATCATCCCGGGAGTGCTGGTCCGCCTCTACGACCTGCCCGCCTCCGCACCCGCGAGCCTGGCCGGCACGGGTGAGTGGCGCGCGAGGACCGTGCCCCCGTCCGAGCAGGCGGCGCTGCCCTTCGACTGGTCGGTGCTCGGACCGGCCACGACGCCCGCCTCACTATTCCCCGACAGCGAGCTGCTGCTGTTCGAGGCCGGCGACAAACCGGTCGCGTCAGCGGCGCTGAACACGTCCGGCCGGGGCGTGGTGGGACCGATCCGGTTCGACCCCGCGGCTGACCCGCGACTGCTCGGGGAGGTGCTGCACGCGGCGCTGTGGCGGATCCGGTGGCGCGGCTACGCGTACGGCTTCCTCGACACCGCCATGGTCCAGCTCGCCGCGGACGAGCTGCGCACCGCCTTCTGGGAGCTGCCCGACCCGCGCGAACGGCTCGGCGCGGCCGAGCGCGACGACCCGAGCCTCGAATGGGGCGACATCCTCGTCGACCTGCGGGGAACGAGCCTGCCGGTACCCGTGGTCGACCTGGAGCTGGACGGATTCCCGGTCCAGGTGCGGCGACCCGAGGCAGCGGAGCAGTTGCTGCTGGTCGAGTGGATCCGGGACGAGTACGGCCTGGGCTGGGCGTCGGAGATGCAGCGTGCGTTCGCCAACGACCCCGTCTCCGGTGTGATCGTCGCCCGGCGTGGCTTCTCCCAGGACCCACGGGAGTGCCTGCTGGGCTTCGTCGGCTACAACACCGTGCGCACCGGCATGCTGTCGTCGATCGCGCTGAGCCCGGTCGTCCGCGGCCGCCACCCGATGATCACCGCCTCGCTGCTGAAGCTCTGCCTGAGCGAGGCTCGCGCCAGCGGGTTCGACCACGTGGTGCTCGGTGGCGTCAGCCGGAGGCAGGCGGCGCTGATCGGGATTCCGGCCGCGTGGACGATCCCCGGCTCGTATCCCGGCATCTTCGGCAAGTCCGTCCGCGGGTGA
- a CDS encoding acyl carrier protein yields MSATTILTFFRRLIVSSSVEDRQEKIKQIVCEILEIDPDEVTETSLFAEDHDADSLRAIEILAALEKQLGILIDQQELVRMVNLRGINAVVDGVLAAR; encoded by the coding sequence GTGAGTGCAACCACCATTCTCACATTCTTCCGGAGGCTTATCGTGTCTTCGTCCGTTGAGGACCGCCAAGAGAAGATCAAGCAGATTGTCTGCGAGATCCTGGAAATCGATCCCGACGAGGTGACCGAGACCAGTCTCTTCGCCGAGGACCACGACGCGGACTCGTTGCGCGCCATCGAGATCCTGGCGGCGCTGGAAAAGCAGCTCGGAATTCTGATCGACCAGCAGGAACTCGTCCGCATGGTCAACCTGCGGGGAATCAACGCGGTCGTGGACGGCGTGCTCGCCGCACGCTGA